From a single Natronorubrum tibetense GA33 genomic region:
- a CDS encoding GMP synthase subunit A, which produces MTTIVVVDNHGQFTHLERRALRDLGVDTDLIDNETPPEEVDADGIVLSGGPDMDRIGRSAEYLEGDVPVLGICLGMQLIAEELGGRVGSGEYGGYADVTVDIVDEEDPLTGSLHPETRVWASHADEVKELPEGFELTAKSDVCGVEAMSDTDRDLYGVQWHPEVAHTEEGDEIFENFLEICEQ; this is translated from the coding sequence ATGACGACGATCGTCGTGGTGGACAATCACGGACAGTTCACCCACCTCGAGCGCCGGGCGCTTCGCGACCTCGGCGTCGACACGGACCTGATCGACAACGAAACGCCTCCCGAAGAGGTCGACGCGGACGGTATCGTCCTCTCCGGCGGACCGGATATGGACCGAATCGGCCGGTCCGCAGAGTACCTCGAGGGAGACGTTCCCGTCCTCGGAATCTGTCTCGGCATGCAGCTGATCGCCGAGGAACTCGGCGGCCGCGTCGGTAGCGGCGAGTACGGCGGCTACGCCGACGTCACCGTCGATATCGTCGACGAGGAGGATCCGCTGACCGGCTCGCTCCACCCCGAGACCCGCGTCTGGGCGAGCCACGCCGACGAAGTGAAGGAACTCCCGGAGGGGTTCGAACTCACCGCGAAAAGCGATGTCTGCGGCGTCGAAGCTATGAGCGACACCGACCGCGACCTCTACGGCGTCCAGTGGCACCCCGAGGTCGCCCACACCGAGGAAGGCGACGAGATCTTCGAGAACTTCCTCGAGATCTGCGAGCAGTAA
- a CDS encoding DUF7556 family protein, with product MTLEAEAVGSQTEDDGDVVAAVDEIDGQSHLVIADIARDKTWLSMVERDAASLEAWR from the coding sequence ATGACACTCGAGGCCGAAGCAGTCGGGAGTCAGACCGAAGACGACGGCGACGTCGTCGCTGCAGTCGACGAGATCGACGGGCAATCACACCTCGTCATCGCCGATATCGCGCGGGACAAGACATGGCTCTCGATGGTCGAGCGAGATGCCGCCTCCCTCGAGGCGTGGCGGTAA
- a CDS encoding MFS transporter, with the protein MAETQGETTGPADVYRQFFSLERDVLVLSLAMFAFSLGFQMTNRFLPDYLVFLGATGFVVGLYATLGNVIGAVFPYYGGVVSDRFGSRLSLTLFGLLSTLGFGIWLAGAFVPAIDLGVIVVEPWIWVFVGLLFAQGWKSFGVGATYAIVKQSVPPDRLARGFASTETFRRSAFLLAPLIVAVLVADSLMPGFLFVLAIAVVFGALGTLAQHFLYEAEDTIGKEFEGFGQIRSDLRAMPAPLRPLLVADTFVRFANGMVYVFFILVITQLMGIGLSITLPFVGAISLSPAAFFGVLLAVEMFVALVTMAPTAKVAEYTGLKPVVGLGFFVYAIFPVLLIFAPENATMLVLLFAFSGLRFAGLPAHKALVVGPAEQDAGGRVTGSYYFLRNLIVIPSGALGGLLWEFASPELSFVVASVIGMVGVGYFALFGQEFEAYA; encoded by the coding sequence ATGGCCGAAACGCAGGGAGAAACGACGGGTCCGGCAGATGTCTACCGGCAGTTCTTCTCGCTCGAGCGCGACGTGTTGGTGCTCTCGCTCGCGATGTTCGCGTTCAGTCTGGGCTTCCAGATGACCAACCGGTTTCTGCCGGACTACCTCGTCTTCCTCGGGGCAACCGGCTTCGTCGTCGGCCTCTACGCCACGCTCGGGAACGTGATCGGGGCCGTCTTCCCCTACTACGGTGGCGTCGTCTCCGACCGGTTCGGTTCGCGGCTTTCGCTCACTCTTTTCGGCCTGCTCTCGACGCTCGGCTTCGGCATCTGGCTGGCCGGCGCGTTCGTCCCCGCGATCGATCTCGGCGTGATCGTCGTAGAGCCCTGGATCTGGGTGTTCGTCGGGCTCCTCTTCGCACAGGGCTGGAAGTCCTTCGGCGTCGGCGCGACCTACGCCATCGTCAAGCAGAGCGTGCCCCCTGACCGGCTGGCGCGCGGGTTCGCCAGTACCGAGACGTTCCGTCGATCGGCGTTCCTGCTCGCGCCGCTGATCGTCGCGGTGCTCGTCGCCGACAGCCTCATGCCGGGCTTTCTCTTCGTGCTCGCGATCGCGGTCGTCTTCGGCGCGCTCGGGACGCTCGCCCAGCACTTCCTCTACGAGGCCGAAGACACCATCGGCAAGGAGTTCGAGGGCTTCGGCCAGATCCGCTCGGATCTGCGCGCGATGCCGGCTCCACTGCGACCGCTGCTGGTCGCCGACACGTTCGTCCGCTTCGCGAACGGGATGGTCTACGTCTTCTTCATCCTCGTCATCACCCAGCTCATGGGGATCGGACTCTCGATCACGCTTCCGTTCGTCGGCGCGATCTCGCTCTCGCCGGCGGCCTTCTTCGGCGTCCTGCTCGCCGTCGAGATGTTCGTCGCGCTGGTCACGATGGCACCCACGGCGAAGGTCGCCGAGTACACCGGGCTCAAGCCGGTCGTCGGGCTGGGCTTTTTCGTCTACGCGATCTTCCCCGTCCTCCTGATCTTCGCTCCCGAAAACGCGACCATGCTCGTCCTGCTCTTTGCGTTTTCCGGGCTTCGATTCGCCGGTCTACCGGCCCACAAGGCGCTGGTCGTCGGACCCGCAGAACAGGACGCAGGCGGTCGGGTCACGGGCTCGTACTACTTCTTGCGGAACCTGATCGTCATCCCGAGCGGCGCGCTCGGCGGCCTCCTCTGGGAGTTCGCCAGCCCCGAACTCTCCTTCGTCGTCGCCTCGGTTATCGGAATGGTCGGCGTGGGCTACTTCGCGCTGTTCGGCCAGGAGTTCGAGGCTTACGCCTGA
- a CDS encoding NmrA/HSCARG family protein, producing the protein MTTSVLVTGATGNQGGSVVEHLLASDTEFDVYGLTRDASGDRAQELSEQGVSMVEGDLNDKDSLAPHVAEVDAVFAVTNFWTEGYEQQVQQGENIAEVASEEGVDQFVFSGVGSHEKDTGVPHFDSAEEIDQHAQELNLPLTVLQPVFFFQNFEAFAEDVVEDGQIALPLEEGVSLQMIDVDDVGHAAAVALENPDEFVGEHVELAGDELTLAETADLLSEVTGQDVDPVHVPIEDAYESFGEEFTVMCEWFNEVGYSADIPALEEQFGFEFTDLESSLRANGWEDKEGMASVPGWVKAMQ; encoded by the coding sequence ATGACCACGAGCGTCCTCGTCACCGGCGCGACCGGCAATCAGGGCGGCAGCGTCGTCGAACACCTCCTTGCATCCGACACCGAGTTCGACGTCTACGGACTCACGCGCGATGCGTCGGGCGACCGCGCACAGGAACTGTCCGAGCAGGGCGTCTCGATGGTCGAAGGGGACCTGAACGACAAAGATTCCCTCGCGCCCCACGTCGCCGAAGTCGACGCGGTCTTCGCCGTTACCAACTTCTGGACGGAAGGCTACGAGCAACAGGTCCAGCAGGGTGAGAACATCGCGGAGGTCGCGAGCGAAGAAGGCGTCGACCAGTTCGTCTTCAGCGGCGTCGGCAGCCACGAGAAGGACACCGGCGTACCCCACTTCGACTCGGCCGAGGAGATCGACCAGCACGCACAGGAGCTCAACCTCCCGCTAACCGTCCTCCAGCCCGTGTTCTTCTTCCAGAACTTCGAGGCCTTCGCCGAGGACGTCGTCGAGGACGGCCAGATCGCGCTCCCCCTCGAGGAGGGCGTTTCCCTCCAGATGATCGACGTCGACGACGTGGGCCACGCCGCCGCAGTCGCACTCGAGAATCCCGACGAGTTCGTCGGCGAACACGTCGAACTCGCGGGCGACGAGTTGACGCTCGCCGAGACGGCCGACCTGCTGAGCGAGGTCACCGGCCAGGATGTCGATCCGGTCCACGTCCCCATCGAGGACGCCTACGAGAGCTTCGGCGAGGAGTTCACCGTCATGTGCGAGTGGTTCAACGAGGTCGGTTACAGCGCCGACATCCCCGCGCTCGAAGAGCAGTTCGGCTTCGAGTTCACGGATCTCGAGTCCTCCCTCCGTGCGAACGGCTGGGAGGACAAGGAGGGCATGGCCTCGGTTCCCGGCTGGGTCAAGGCGATGCAGTAG